In Saprospiraceae bacterium, the sequence CTACTGCTTCGGTATCGATCAATAGATTTTCTTTTCCTTGATCTAGTAACTGTATCATTGCAATTGAAGATGAATCTGCATCTAAAAATAAGCCCTTACACTTTGGTTCGTCAAGTTCATCCATAAGCACGGGGGCAACATTTATTTGAGCTCTATGCTCTCTTTTGGCCTGAGCACATTCCTCAGACAACATCTGATCTAAACCGTCAGCCAATCTTGATATTATGCCCATCAACCCTTTATCAGAGGCAGGAGGAGCGTATATTAAAAAGTAAAGGTTTGAATACATCCTAGACCCTCTATAGATAGAAAATACATTAGGAAATGATGCAGAAAGAATGCCTACGATCGAAATAAGCACAATATCCCTTTGGGTTTTGTTGGTAGTTATCTGATCCAAACCTTGTAAAAATGAAGGTAACTTCGGGAATATCCAGTCTTCAAAATTGTTATTGGCTGCTGCTCCAGCATTTTGGGGTAGTGCACGTTGTGCATTATGTGCACTAAGTACACTTTCATGCCTAACTTCATGGTCTACATTTTTGTAACCAGACTCAATGGTAGTAATCATCTCCCGTTCAGGGAAATCCTTTGCCATATATCTTGGTATACAGTATTGTTTTAACTGACCGATTGGTACATCAGCTCTGGCACAGTTGCAGCTCAGTTGATACAAAAAAGTATTCCTAGAGCCTTCTTCCATAACTTGTATTTTCTCAGTAAATTGGATCTGTTCAAGTATATCTTTGAAGATCCCAGGGTCAATAACATTGAAGGCAGCTGATTGTGAGTTATAATATATGTCTGGATCATAAGACATATATCGCTGACGAGCTATGTCCTTGCAGCTCTGATCAACTTTGACTCCATATTTTTTCTCTATGTAGTCAGCTACCTGAGCATAGGCAGAAGCATGCATTTTCGGACCTGAGTCTACCTTTATGAAAACTGCTAAACCTTTGCCACTCACTGAATAGTGAACAACTGATACAAACCTATCTTCGGTAAGTAGCGATTTTACCTGGTGCATATCTACTCCCATATTGTGTTTTTGATCTATATCCGGATTCACCATTCCGCTATAGACTGAATGAGACTCATTCTCTCTTATTTTACCTGTATGTGTCCCACATGGAGTAATGGCAGTCATTCTCTTTTTCCGATTCGGCGGCAGCAGGATTCGTAGCTAAAGTCTCTCTATAATTTTTGACCTTTAGGGACGGCTGTTTGATGCGAGCAATATACGATTCAAGGTCAATTTCCCCGACCACTAAACTGTTATTTTCAATAATACTAAATTTCATAATTTACGCTTTTATTTTTATTAAATTTTGTTTAATTATTTTTCTCTTTGATCTAATTTTTCTAATTAAATCGTTACCCATAATAACTTTTGTGGTTCCATCCCACACTGCGGCTGTCAGCACTGGAATGTATTTTCCATATGCCCGTACCCCATAAAGTTTGATCAGTCGCACACGAATGACCTCGGTACTTTTTTTATACTCGGTGTCGATTAACTTACCCTCTCGAAGCCACCGTTCATACATGTCTTCTGGTATGATTAGTTTGTCATAGCCCGGGCTTAGGATACAATCTAATCGACCTATTCCGGGAATATTCAATGGAAAGTGAACTTTGCCATCTGATAAATTCTGAATTTCATTTTTGTTTGGATTAAACTCCATTGCATTATTTTTTTTCATGATAAAATATTTTAAAAAATTAAATAATTGGTTTGTGGTTAATTTATTTGCTACTTAGGGAGGATGAATAGTTTGCACATAGTTGTGCATGAGGAAGGCATCGAGGTCTTCTTTTCGATAGCGGATCAGTCTTCCATATTGGGAGTAGGATATGGCCTCTTTGAGTCTAAGCCTATAGAGGGTTGTCCTGGATATCCCAAGATAGATACATGCTTGATGCTCTGTCAACCAAGATGTATACGTTTCTGAATTTTTTATGTTATTCATGTGATGAATGATTTTCGCTACAAAAATACATCTACTTGAATATCAATATGTTACGCTAAATCTTATAGGGACATAGGAAGGACAATAACCAACACAATGCATTGATTTTGAATAAATGTCCTAAATAAAGAATTTGAAAAAAAATTAGTGGGACAATGGAAAAAGGAACTCAATAGCTTGATCTAATTGCTCAATAATAGTTACATCACGCAGATCTTGAGCACCACTTAAAACAGCTGCCTTACTTATGGCTTTCCCATCGAGATTAAAAAATTCGATGGCAGTTATCCATTTTTTTGACACTTTCATTTTTCCTATACCGGTCAAGCTTTTAATGAAATATTTTAATGCTGCTACACTACTAATCCAATTTATTTTGTCAGAACCTTTACCTGAAAAAACATTTTTAAAATGCTTGTATTTGCATTTTACCAAGCCGGAATCAACTAAGAGTTGATAACAACTCTTAATATCAGCCCTACCATCAGCAACTTTGAATCCTCTTGGTTTTTTGATCAGGCCAAGCCTTTCCAAAAATTCTTGATGAACATACAGAACCTGTTCTAGAAAAGTGAAATATTCTGAGTAAGATTTTATCATTGCCCCTGTACACGAAGGTTCATGGATCTCTGCATAAATAACCTCTCCACCTTCTGTTGAATGTACAGCTCTTAAATCTATTTTGTAAGGATGACTTGATTCAAATTCATTTGGATCTAGGTTGGAAGAAAGCCATGTCACCATTGGTGCGTTTCTGGCCTCAATTATTGATTGTACTTTTGATTTGTCAAATAGTACAAACGACTCCAGTTCCAAAATATATTTTTTGATGCATTGCTCATAGGTTGAGATAAGATCGGTAGATTTTACACCGTTGATAAGACCAACACAAAGTTCATTTCCACCCATATCGACAAAGATTTTGAGAAATGTAAATCCATTTCCAAATAATTTTTGGATTTCACCCCAAGCTTGATTCATTTTAATTCCATAAACTAGTTAATTCATCTTTACGTTTATCCACGGCTTTGGCGTACAACTCTGTGGTAGACAATGAGTTATGCCCAAGAAATTTTGATAATACATATATGTCAGCACCCATGGTCAACGAATTTACTGCAAAACTGTGTCTGCCACAATGCATTGAAATATTTTTTGTTATTCCGCACTCCCTGATTATCTCCTTTAGGTAGGCATTCAACATGGCATTATGAGATCCGATGATATTTTCGATTATCCGGTTACCCTTTTTACCTCGGAGCATTGGGAATACAAAATCTTCTCCTTCAGAAAGGTATTGGTCTACAATGGAATTTGCCAGTTTGCTCAGGTTGAAGGATATGATCTCTGATGTTTTCCCCATCCGTATCGTCATCCGCCTGGTACTACCTGCTGGTTCCAGATTATCCTTCGATAAACGGCAGATGTCACTAAAACGTAGTCCTGTATGACAAGAGAAAACAAAAACATCCCTGGCCAGTAAAGAAATTTTATTGTCCGAAGTGTATTGGATTACAGTATGAAGCTCGTCTTTGGTCAGATAAGCCCGATTTCCTTTGATTTGCTTCAAAGAAATATGCTCAAATGGATTTTTATCTAATAGACCCTGTTTCATAGCTCTGCGGATCATTTTACGAATCGTTTTCATCTGAGAATAGATCGTATTGGTATGTTTTCCGGATTGCAAAAGATATTTCCTAATTTCAATCAGGTGTTCCCCTGTGATATCGGCAATTTTGACTTCAGGACAGACAGCTTTCCATTTGAGTAGAGTTGACTTATACCCTTTTATTGTACCATATCTTAATTCATCCGGATTGGTCTGGATATAAGTTTCAAAATAATGAGTAAAGGTTTCAATTGGCGTTTCGTTTTTTGGATTAGCTAATTCCAGGATATCACGTACTTTAAAAGGTCTCCCAGCCATCACCAGAGCGTCATGAGCATCTTCAATTGATCTCATGGCAGTTTTGATTGAACTATTGATCACAGCAGCCCTACGGTGACGATTTGGATGTACTCTTTGGTTAGTTTCATCCCATTGATTTTCCTGGATGCGAAAGTTTTCAACTTTTACTTCTGCTGAAGCTCGATTATGAATAACTCTGATTACTATAGGATACTCGTCCCCGGATATCCCTCGTGTTCTGATTGCTGCATTTATTGTTCCCATCTGTCAAACATCTGTCAAACAAATATACTGCTTTGGATAACAAAAATCCAAGTATTGAAACAAGTATAATTTATATTTAACACATTGTCAGTTAATTAGAGTTAACGCTGGTATCTGGTCGTTGCAGTATTCGAATCCTAGTAGGTCAACTAAAAGAGCTCTCGTCAGAGGGCTTTTTTTGTTTGAGCTACTACGGTGAGAAGTTTATCCCGAGCGCAGCCTCGGGAAATCCTAGTAGGTCAACTGAAAGAGCTCTCGTCAGAGGCTTTTTTGTTTGAGCACTACGGTGAGAAGTTTATCCCGAGCGCAGCCTGGGAAATCCTAGTAGGTCAACTAAAGGCTCTCGTCAGAGGGCTTTTTTTGTTTGAGCTACTACGGTGAGAAGTTTATCCCGAGCGCAGCCTCGGGAAATCCTAGTAGGTCAACTCAAAGAGCTCTCGTCAGAGGGCTTTTTTTGTTTGAGCTACTACGGTGAGAAGTTTATCCCAAGCGCAGCCGCTGTTTTTCTTTTATTTCTATTGTCCCACACTAACCTAGCCCTCCACAAAATCCTTTTGCTAGGCAAATCACCTTCCAACTTTGATATTTATTTTAATTCATATTTAATATTATCATATATTCATAAATATGATAATCTGGGAATTATAAGCAAATCATTTGCTTTCGACACACCGACCTCCACCCTAGTCCTCTACTTTTTTTACTCCCATTTGAATCCAAAAGATCCATGCACGCCGTAAGTATACTGTAACTCTTAAATATTTTAACATGGATCAAAACATCAATCTAAAACCTCGTCTTGATATCCTCAGGACATTTTTACTCTGCTTTTTGAGTGTCTTATGCGCTCAATCTTATGCGAGCAGTCATCGTGAAGCGCCTTTAATCGCCAACGATCCACTAGCTGACAACACTGACCTGTATGCTTTTCGAAGCCCCGACGACCCCAACACTATCACCATCATAGCCAACTATATCCCCGCGGAGTTGCCTTTTGGAGGTCCTAATTATTACACCTTTGGTGAAAATATTCGGTATGAGATACATATCGATAATGATGCATCTAAACCTGGTGATGAAATCATCTATCGATTCGAGTTTAAACGCGTCAATGAAGACCCTTCTACTTTTTTCAACATTCGATTAGGCAAGCAAAACATCAAAGCTACTTATACCATGAGTCGATCTACTGATGGAGGTAAAACTTTTATAGCGGTGATTATGGATGGTCCGGTACCACCAAATAATATTGGTCCCCGGTCTATCACTACAGGTGTAGGGTTAAACACCACCTATGATGCGCTGATCAGTGCATCTATCGTGAACTCCAGCACCGGTGAAAAAGTATTTTGTGGTCCTGTAGATGACCCATTTTATGTGGATCTCGGTGGAATTTTCGACTTGGGCAATTCTCCAAGGCAAGACAAAAACAACCGCGATGGAATCGCCAAATTTAATGTCCACACGATTGCTATCCAGATACCTATAGCCATGCTCCTCAAAACCGGCGCGAGTGCTACTCCAAACGGGATCCTGGATCCTAATTACGTGATCGGGGTATGGGCAAGCGCTAGCAGAAAATCTATCCGAACCCTGGGTTTCAAAGGAGCAACTTCAACTTATGATGGTGAATGGGTGCAGGTATCCCGATTGGGTATGCCCCTGACCAATGAAGCGGTCATCGCCATTAAAGACAAAGATCTATGGAATTCAATGACTCCTTATGATGATTTTACAAACACCAAACTAGATGAATATTTTTACAATCCGGAATTGTCATTGTACATGGATGATGCACAATTTGGAGGCGCTGTACCAAGTTTTAGTGCGCTGAGAATCCAAAGAAATAGCCTGGGAGCCTTTGATTTTGGTAATGGCAAAGATGGATTATACGGACTCAAGGGCAATCCTGCTTTGGCAGGAACTGCATTGGATGATGCAGTATTTGGCACTTTGTTATTGCCAGGCAAGGGCAAACCAAGATCTGTAGATTTGTGGCCTATATTCCATACAGGGGTACCCAATGTGATACCCTACCAATTGGCGACAGGCAAAAATGGTAACCCTTTGGCTGCCGGCAAACCATTCATCAACAATTTTCTGCCAAACGGGGGCGATATGCTCCGTCTCAATATGGCTACACCGGTCACTCCAAGGACAGACCCGGCCTTCAGCTCCCTGGGTATCGTCGCTGCTGCTGTAGCCGGCCTGACGGATCCTGCCTTTAATACTACTACAGATATCCAGGCTATACCCAATATGGATGGATTCCCTAATGGTAGAAGGTTAGAAGACGATGTCACCAGGATCGAACTCCAGGCTGTAAGCGGTATTGCACTGGCTGCTATTGGTCTTTGGTATGATGATTACAAGCCAGGTGATGCCAATCCGGTAACGGCCAAATTAGTTAATGTATTATCATATTCTACCGGTGTAGAAAAAAATGATAAAGCTTTCAAAACAAGCTTTCCCTATCTCGCCAACCCCTGGGGTGGACAGGAATAATTATTTATCAATACTTAAATAGAAATTAACATGAAACAGATATTTTCGATATTCATCTTTTTGATAGGATTGAGCAGCATGACGCTTGCTTCCTCACATAGGGAGGCTCCTATGATAGCCGACGATCCACTGGCTGACAATGTAGATCTATACGCCTTCAGATCACCCGGCAATATGATTACACTCATAGCTACTTATGTACCCGGACAGTTGCCACAAGGCGGACCGAATTATTACAATTTTGGTGCTAACATTCGGTATGAAATACATATCGACAATAATGTCAATACCCCTGGTGATGACATCGTCTACAGGGTAATATTCTACCGAAAGGATGAGGATCCTTCTACTTTCTTCAACATCAGATTAGGCAAACAAAACCTTCGCATGTACTATGATGTGCTCAAAAGTACGGATGGAGGCAAATCATTCATCACGATCTATGCTGGTGGCTCGACAACCCCTCCAAATATCGGCGAACGGTCTATCAATTCTGCTGTAGGACTCAACTCTTCTTACCAAACGCAAGTCAATAAAGCGATACATCAAACCCATACTGGTGAAAAAATCTTCATTGGTCACTCCGATGATCCATTCTTTGTAGACCTGGGAGGTATATTTGACCTGGGTGACAGCCCTAGACAAGCAGGATCATCTATAGATAACCTGGCTTGCAAAAACGTAAGCACAATTGCCATTCAAATACCAATGGGATATTTGTTGAACAATAATTCTGCGAGGACTCCTACCTCTATCCTGGATCCAAATTATGTGATCGGTGTATGGGCTTCTGCCTCAAGACAAAAGATACAGACATTATCCAAAGGAAGTATATCTAATAGTGGAGATTGGGTACAAGTATCCAGATTGGGTATGCCATTGACCAATGAAGCAGTCATACCTGTGGGTTACAAAGATTATTGGAACTCTATCACACCATACGACGAAATCGCCGATACTTTGCTGGATGGCTTTTTTACAATCCTGAGCTAGGGCTATATATGGACGATGCATTGTTTGGCACTGCAGTACCTTCATTAAAAATCTTAGAATTCAAAGAAACAGTCTTGGATCTTTTGATTTTGGAAATGGTCAAAATGGTCTTTATGGCCTGAAAGGAAATCCTGCCCTGGATGGTACCGCTCTGGATGATAAAGTATTTGGCACCTTATTATTGCCTGGTCCTGGAAAACCCCGATCAGTCGATCTGTGGCCTATCTTCCACACAGGTGTACCCAATGTGATCCCATATCAACTTGCAACAGGCAAAAACGGCAATCCTCTCGCAGCAGGCAAACCATTCATAAATAACTTTTTACCTAATGGTGGTGACATGCTCAGATTGAACATGGCAGTGCCTCCTACTCCACGTAACAGCCCTGAGTTTAGCTCTATGGGTATCATCGCTGCAGCAGTAGCCGGCTTGACCGATCCAAAATATGCAGCTTCTACTGATATCCAGTTTATACCTAATATGGATGGTTTTCCAAACGGCAGAAGACTGGAAGATGATGTGACCCGCATAGAACTACAAGCTGTAGCAGGCGTAGCGTTGGCCGCCATTGGATTGTGGTATGATGATTATGTAGCTGGCGATAGTCCGGTCACACCCAATCTGGTCAATGTATTGAGTTATACCACCGGAGTAGAGAAGAATGATGCTCCGTTCAAAGCAGCTTTCCCATATGTAGCATTGCCCTGGGCTGGTGATAGTCAGTGTGGAGGAGAACTTGTACAGTTTGTGTCCAATAAACCGGAAGTTCGCAGTTCATATCTGGGATTTAATACACCTTCTGTAAATAGCCAGCACATCAAGTTTGAGATAAAATCTTATCCTAATCCTTTTGTAGATCAGCTCAATATCAATCTGGATGTCGACAAAGCCGGAGATTATTTGATAGAAGCCTATGACCTCGCTGGAAGATCCGTGGAGAGAATATTCTCAGGTCGATTAGGTGAAGGCAAACACTTTTATCGATGGGACAATGCCGGCCGTCATCCTGCAGGCCAGTATTTTATCAAGATCTCAGATTTAATTTCAAAGAAATTTGAAGTGGCAAAAGTTACTAAGATGTAGCGAGTAGATTCACCCTTAATCCCTTGAATTTCAAGGCCCCGACCGAACAGTCGGGGCCAATTTTAAAACCTTCAACCATCCACTAATCATCCAATTAAAAACCTAAAACATGAAAAATTTTATCATTTTAATAGCATGTGCTTTCTGTATCGGCTCTTGCCAACAAACCCCCAGGGACTTTACCCAAACCTATCCATTAATCGATCGAAAAGAAACCTTAAAAAATGGGAAGGAATGGGAAAACATGCACAATTTGTATACCCGCCTCGCGGAATCTATTCGAAAAAAACCTGCAGTAGCCAAACCCTATTTGGAGATGGCCGAGCTTTTTATGGTGGAAGCCAGAGTCACGGGCGAACATGGACATTATTATCCCATGGCACTAAAACTCATTGAAACGGCTCAGTCAATCAATCCCGAAGACCCAGATCTCAAGTTTCGAGCCCTGTCTGACAAGGCATCGGTGTTGCTGTCCTTACACCAATTTCAAAATGCAAAAACTACTGCCGACGAAGCAATAAAATCCAACCCTTACAATGCACAGATCTATGGAGCTTTGGTAGACGCCAATGTGGAGCTTGGCAATTATCCGGAAGCTGTGGCCAACGCGGATAAAATGGTCTCTATACGACCGGACCTCAGATCCTATTCCAGAGTGAGCTATCTGCGGGAAATCTACGGTGATCTTAACGGTGCGATTGATGCGATGAAGCAAGCAGTTGAAGCAGGATACCCGGGATATGAAGAAACCTGCTGGACCAGGTTACAACTCGGTAATCTGTATAAAAAACAAGGCAGAAATGATCTGGCTGAAAATGAATTTCAACAAATCCTGAGTGAAAGACCCAATTATGCATTTGCCTTGTCAGCACTAGCAGAAATGCATATGGACAAAAATGAATTGGCTACAGCAGATAAACTACTAAGCCAGGCCATTGCCATTATGCCGGAAGTACATTTCTATATTTTGAAGGCCGAAGTACAACAAAAATCGGGACAAGTCAAGGAAGCCATGACTATAGCCCGGGAAGTTCTCGATATGCTAAAAGACGATGAAAAAGCAGGTCATAGAATGGATCTCACCTACGCTCAAGTCTATCAACACCTGCTGCAGGATCCGCAGACCTCCCTGCAATATGCGATGAAAGAATATGAGATCAGACCGGACAATGTAGAGGTAAACAAATATTTGGTGGATTTATATACACAAATGGGGATACTCAAAATGCGATCTTGCACAAAGCCAAAATGACTCCCGCAAAGATTTAAATAATATTATATTAATTCAAAAATTAGGTTTTTGGGGTTTTTAGTTGATAAAGGGCTGGAACTAAAGACTCCGGCCCTTTCACTTCTTGAAGGACAGATGATATTACCTTTTATAATTGAATCTGTAAACTTAAATCTTACGTATATTACCTATAAATTTTAGCCAAATCATGGAAGCAAATAATCAATC encodes:
- a CDS encoding site-specific integrase, with the protein product MGTINAAIRTRGISGDEYPIVIRVIHNRASAEVKVENFRIQENQWDETNQRVHPNRHRRAAVINSSIKTAMRSIEDAHDALVMAGRPFKVRDILELANPKNETPIETFTHYFETYIQTNPDELRYGTIKGYKSTLLKWKAVCPEVKIADITGEHLIEIRKYLLQSGKHTNTIYSQMKTIRKMIRRAMKQGLLDKNPFEHISLKQIKGNRAYLTKDELHTVIQYTSDNKISLLARDVFVFSCHTGLRFSDICRLSKDNLEPAGSTRRMTIRMGKTSEIISFNLSKLANSIVDQYLSEGEDFVFPMLRGKKGNRIIENIIGSHNAMLNAYLKEIIRECGITKNISMHCGRHSFAVNSLTMGADIYVLSKFLGHNSLSTTELYAKAVDKRKDELTSLWN
- a CDS encoding tetratricopeptide repeat protein: MKNFIILIACAFCIGSCQQTPRDFTQTYPLIDRKETLKNGKEWENMHNLYTRLAESIRKKPAVAKPYLEMAELFMVEARVTGEHGHYYPMALKLIETAQSINPEDPDLKFRALSDKASVLLSLHQFQNAKTTADEAIKSNPYNAQIYGALVDANVELGNYPEAVANADKMVSIRPDLRSYSRVSYLREIYGDLNGAIDAMKQAVEAGYPGYEETCWTRLQLGNLYKKQGRNDLAENEFQQILSERPNYAFALSALAEMHMDKNELATADKLLSQAIAIMPEVHFYILKAEVQQKSGQVKEAMTIAREVLDMLKDDEKAGHRMDLTYAQVYQHLLQDPQTSLQYAMKEYEIRPDNVEVNKYLVDLYTQMGILKMRSCTKPK
- a CDS encoding DUF4331 domain-containing protein, whose product is MDQNINLKPRLDILRTFLLCFLSVLCAQSYASSHREAPLIANDPLADNTDLYAFRSPDDPNTITIIANYIPAELPFGGPNYYTFGENIRYEIHIDNDASKPGDEIIYRFEFKRVNEDPSTFFNIRLGKQNIKATYTMSRSTDGGKTFIAVIMDGPVPPNNIGPRSITTGVGLNTTYDALISASIVNSSTGEKVFCGPVDDPFYVDLGGIFDLGNSPRQDKNNRDGIAKFNVHTIAIQIPIAMLLKTGASATPNGILDPNYVIGVWASASRKSIRTLGFKGATSTYDGEWVQVSRLGMPLTNEAVIAIKDKDLWNSMTPYDDFTNTKLDEYFYNPELSLYMDDAQFGGAVPSFSALRIQRNSLGAFDFGNGKDGLYGLKGNPALAGTALDDAVFGTLLLPGKGKPRSVDLWPIFHTGVPNVIPYQLATGKNGNPLAAGKPFINNFLPNGGDMLRLNMATPVTPRTDPAFSSLGIVAAAVAGLTDPAFNTTTDIQAIPNMDGFPNGRRLEDDVTRIELQAVSGIALAAIGLWYDDYKPGDANPVTAKLVNVLSYSTGVEKNDKAFKTSFPYLANPWGGQE
- a CDS encoding DUF3987 domain-containing protein translates to MTAITPCGTHTGKIRENESHSVYSGMVNPDIDQKHNMGVDMHQVKSLLTEDRFVSVVHYSVSGKGLAVFIKVDSGPKMHASAYAQVADYIEKKYGVKVDQSCKDIARQRYMSYDPDIYYNSQSAAFNVIDPGIFKDILEQIQFTEKIQVMEEGSRNTFLYQLSCNCARADVPIGQLKQYCIPRYMAKDFPEREMITTIESGYKNVDHEVRHESVLSAHNAQRALPQNAGAAANNNFEDWIFPKLPSFLQGLDQITTNKTQRDIVLISIVGILSASFPNVFSIYRGSRMYSNLYFLIYAPPASDKGLMGIISRLADGLDQMLSEECAQAKREHRAQINVAPVLMDELDEPKCKGLFLDADSSSIAMIQLLDQGKENLLIDTEAVVLSQTRKNDWAQLDPHLRKAYHFERISVSRKDRTITIREPRISVLITGTVEDAKVFSGSIQGGLTSRILPYSFSAAMTWQNQFSDESSKIHSFIGTKSAELVAIFEFNRKYPFELKLTKSQQMKHTDTFGDWTEQLDSGNEFAYLKRLGVATVRLAMILTALRKFDDQNKDSIIYCEDDIFEIALSIADTFRCHGAEFYKLLTQQQSMAQPRVQKVLDNLPKQFETRRFVTGCKQTMQLNERQSKKYLERLLQKGILSQIKQGLYEQV
- a CDS encoding helix-turn-helix domain-containing protein gives rise to the protein MNNIKNSETYTSWLTEHQACIYLGISRTTLYRLRLKEAISYSQYGRLIRYRKEDLDAFLMHNYVQTIHPP